CCCCGGCGGCCGCCCGGCCCCATCGGCCCCGAGCGAGGACGAGCGAGCCGTTCGGAGCCTTACGACCTTGCGACGTCTCCTATCCTTTTCGGATACAGTCGTGACACGGATGTAAACGACTCTTATGTCAATCGGATTCAATTAGGCTGTTGCAAGCCGCCGCTCCGGACACTATACTCCGGGCACTCGTGTTTCGTAACATTCGAGCGAGTCGTGCAGATTAAATTTCGCTCATCTTTGATCCTTTCGATTCCAACCAATCGAGATCAGCGGAATTTCGCTTCGGGCCGGACGTGCGGCGGATCGCGCTTCGGCGAGTGATGGAAACGGACCCCGACCGGGACCTCGAACGGGGCCCCGCGCCGACCGTCCGATGTTCCGACGCGATGAGGCGTTCGGCCGACTCGTAGGTGTCGAGGTCCGATCGCCGTGGCGGCGATCCTCATTTCGGGAGGGTGTTCATGGGGAATCTGAAGGTGGCCCGCCGGCTGCTGCCGCTCGTCGTCGCCCTGGTCGTCTTCGCCCAGGGGTGCGGGGGCGACGAGGGGGGGGGATCGGGTCGATTCGTGCCTAATGAGAATAAAATCGAGAAAATCGACGGCCTGAGCCCGTCGGAGGCGTTCCACAAGGGCGAGCGCAAACGTTGAGGCTTTTGGCCCTCACCTCGTCCGCTCGGCCTCACCGTACCTCGTCATCGCGTCCATAAGTCGTCCCACTCCGGAGGTCCAGGTTCATGAGATCGTCGTCCCGCCGCGGCTTCACCCTGATCGAACTGCTCGTCGTGATCGCCATTATCGCCGTCCTGATCGCCCTGCTGCTGCCGGCCGTGCAGTCGGCCCGCGAGGCCGCCCGCCGCGCCCAGTGCACCAACAACCTGAAGCAGATCGGCCTCGCGCTCCACAACTACCATTCCTCCACGAACGTCTTCCCGATGGGCGGCTCGCGCTCCAACCGCATCTACCAGGCGACGGGCACGAGCTACGACGACTGGACGACGTGGAGCGCCCACGCGCTCATGCTCCCCTACATCGAGCAGGGGCCGCTGTACAACGCGATCAACTTCGCGTTCTCGCCCGAAGAGTCCGACGGCACGCCGAACGCGGCCCAGTCGACGGTCGTGCTGACGATCGTCAACGGCTACCTCTGCCCGTCCGACCCCAACGCGGGCCGTCGCAACACCAACAGCTACCACGGCTCGTACGGCACCACGACGAACAGCAACCTGTACTATCCCAACGACAACAACAACGCGGGCTGCAACGGCCTGTTCTCGATCATGATGCCCTACGGCCTGAAGGACTGCGCCGACGGCGCCTCGAACACCGTCGCCTTCGCCGAGGCCCTGGTGGGCAACGGCCTGGGCAACGGCCGGATCGGCGGCGGCGGCTCCAGCCCCAGCACGTACCGCGGCAACGTGGTCATGCCCGCCTCCGGAGAGCCGGCCAACTCCCGCGTCTTCAACGGGTCCAGCCAGCAGGCGGCGGTGCTCGCCGGCCTCCAGGCCTGCGCCACGTCGTTCGTGCCGGGCAACATCGCCGACCACCGCGGCTGGCGCTGGGCCGACGGCACGACCGGGTTCACGATGTTCAACACCATCCAGACCCCGAATGACAACCAGTACCGCTTCAACGGCTGCCGCTTCGGCTGCGGCGCCGGCTGCAACATGGACGGCGGCTTCAGCTACGCCGCCAGCAGCGCCCACCCGGGCGGCGTCAACGCCTGCATGGCGGACGGCAGCGTCCGCTACGTCAAGGACTCCGTCAGCCGGATGACCTGGTGGGCCCTCGGCACCCGCGACGGCGGCGAAGTCGTCTCTTCCGACAGTTATTGATCTCGATCGACCTTCACGGCCCGGGACGGCCGACCTCGCGCCGTCCCGGGCCGCTCCACGTCCTCCGGCGCCCGATTTGCGTCCTCCGACTCGCAGCGATGAGACCCCATCCTCGAGCCAGTTCGGAGTCGACGCGATGCACAGCGGCGTGAAGAAGGCCCTCGCCATCACGGCGGCGGGAGTCGGCGCGGCGATCGCCGCGCGGGCGTTCGTCCGGCATCGGAGGATGATCAGCCTCGCCGGCCGGACCGTCCTCATCACCGGCGGTTCGCGGGGACTCGGCCTGGTCCTGGCCCGCGAATTCGCCCACCAAGGCGCGCGGATCGCCATCTGCGCTCGCGACGGCGACGAGCTGGCCCGCGCCCGGGCCGACCTCGCGGCCCGCGGTGCGGACGCCGCGACCTTCGTCTGCGACGTGACCGACCAGTCCCAGGTCGACCGGACGGTCGACCAAGTGCTGGACCGTTTCGGCCGCCTCGACGTCCTGGTCAACAACGCCGGGGTCATCCAGGTCGGCCCGTTCGAGGAGACGACGGTCGAGGATTTCGAAGAGGCGATGGCGACCCATTTCTGGGGCCCCCTCTACACGACCCTGGCCGTCCTGCCTTCGATGCGCGAGCGCGGCGAGGGCCGGATCCTCAACATCGCCTCGATCGGCGGCAAGGTGGCGGCGCCGCACCTGCTCCCCTACAGCTCCAGCAAGTTCGCCCTGATCGGCTTTTCGGAAGGCCTCCGCGCCGAACTGCTGAAGGACGGGATCTACGTGACCGCGGTGGCCCCCGGCCTCATGCGGACGGGGAGCATCCACAAGGCGACGTTCAAGGGGCAGCACCAGAAGGAATTCGCCTGGTTCGCCATCGGCGACTCGATCCCGGGCCTTTCCATGAGCGCCGAGTCCGCCGCGCGCAAGATCGTCGACGCCGCCCGTCACGGCGACGCCGAGGCGATCCTCTCCCTCCCCGCCCACCTCATGGCCAAGGCCCACGGCCTCTTCCCGGGCCTCTTCGCCGACGCCATGGGCCTCATGAATCGCTTCGTCTTCCCCGCCCCCGGCGGGATCGGCAAGCGCAAAGTCGAGGGCAAGGACAGCCGATCCGCCCTCGCCCCCGCCTGGGCCACGATCCTGAGCGACCGCGCCGCGTTCCGAAACAACGAGCTGTGAGGGCCTTCGCGACGGCGACCGCTCGACTCACGGTGATCCCAACGCCCGTGCGACCTCGGCCTCGATGTCCTCGCCCTGGAGGTTCTGCCCCCTCAGGGCGCCGTCGGGGCCGATGAGGAAGAGCGCCGGGAGGGCCTGGACGTGGTAGGCGTCTTGGACCCCGCCCTCGGACCACTCGCCGAGGTAGCCCTGCGCCCAGGGAACGCCCTTCTCGGCGATGAGCCTGCGAGCCGCTTCCTTGTCAGCGTCCAGGCTCAGGCCGAGGATGGCGAACCGCCCGTCGTCGGCGAATCGATCGTGCAGGTCCTTGAGATAAGGGATCTCGGCGAGGCATGGGCCGCACCAGGAAGCCCAAAAGGCGACCAGGACGAACTTGCCCCGAAGATCCTCCAGCTTCACGCGACCGCCGTCCAACGTCTCGACGTCGAAGGCCGGGACCCGCTCGCCGACCTTGAGAGCTTGCCTGGGCTTCGGATGCAGGACGCCCAGGTCGAAGGGCTCATCGCTGCGGCCGCCTGGGATGCTGGGGATGACGAATTGCCGTGTCGCGACGGCGACTTTCGCCGGGTCGGCGAGCGGTCCCTGGACCCGTTCGGATTGATAGGCGAGCTTCAGGCGATAATCGCCCGGCGGCACGTCCTCGATCCGAACCGTCCCGTCGGGCCGGATTTTCACCAACCGCCACTCGTGTCGACCTCGCCGATATTCTCGGCCTTCGGACGAAGCCCACCAGTTGCGGAGCCATGTGAAATTCGCATCGCGTCCCGCGGGTTGGACTTTGGGACGCGAGGGGATCGCAGGTCGGTCGCTCACCAGATCGACCCAGGAGTTCGCCGCGTAATCGGCGTTGGGAGCGAAGCCGGCGGGCGTCGCGATCCGGGCGACGACCGGTCGCCCGACGGAGCCCGGGTCGAAGCGGGTGGTCTCGCCGGCCTTGACGTCCACCAGATCGCCGGACGAGCCCGTCCGATCCGAGCCTCCCCGGCTTCCAACGGCCACGCTGGCCTCGCCGGGGATCACCCGCGCGAAGGCGTATCGTCCTTCCTGATCGGCCTTCACCTCCTCGACGTTCGAGATGCTCGGATTCTCGGAGACGCCCAGCCGGGCGGCGGCGTACCGGATCGTCACCCCGACGGCGAGCTTGCCACCGATGCGAGCGACCCCTTCGAGCCGCCCCCAGGGCTGAGTCTTCACCGTCGGGTCGGCCTCGAAAGCCGCTCCATCAACTTCCGCATAGAACTCGGGATGGGCGACGACCACCTCAAACCGCCGACCGGGCGAGTCGGACTCGCGGACCAGGTTGAATCGACCTCGCTCGTCGGTTTTCGTCGCCAGGCTCGTCGCATCGGCCTGGATCGAGCCGTCCCGGATCCGGACCGAGGGCGACGGGACGTTCCCCGTCGTCCGCGGGTAGGCGATCGCGACGTCGGCCCCGGCCAGCGGCGCGCCGTCAGGTCGGCGGACGACGCCCGCGAGG
The DNA window shown above is from Paludisphaera mucosa and carries:
- a CDS encoding DUF1559 domain-containing protein, which gives rise to MRSSSRRGFTLIELLVVIAIIAVLIALLLPAVQSAREAARRAQCTNNLKQIGLALHNYHSSTNVFPMGGSRSNRIYQATGTSYDDWTTWSAHALMLPYIEQGPLYNAINFAFSPEESDGTPNAAQSTVVLTIVNGYLCPSDPNAGRRNTNSYHGSYGTTTNSNLYYPNDNNNAGCNGLFSIMMPYGLKDCADGASNTVAFAEALVGNGLGNGRIGGGGSSPSTYRGNVVMPASGEPANSRVFNGSSQQAAVLAGLQACATSFVPGNIADHRGWRWADGTTGFTMFNTIQTPNDNQYRFNGCRFGCGAGCNMDGGFSYAASSAHPGGVNACMADGSVRYVKDSVSRMTWWALGTRDGGEVVSSDSY
- a CDS encoding SDR family NAD(P)-dependent oxidoreductase, with amino-acid sequence MHSGVKKALAITAAGVGAAIAARAFVRHRRMISLAGRTVLITGGSRGLGLVLAREFAHQGARIAICARDGDELARARADLAARGADAATFVCDVTDQSQVDRTVDQVLDRFGRLDVLVNNAGVIQVGPFEETTVEDFEEAMATHFWGPLYTTLAVLPSMRERGEGRILNIASIGGKVAAPHLLPYSSSKFALIGFSEGLRAELLKDGIYVTAVAPGLMRTGSIHKATFKGQHQKEFAWFAIGDSIPGLSMSAESAARKIVDAARHGDAEAILSLPAHLMAKAHGLFPGLFADAMGLMNRFVFPAPGGIGKRKVEGKDSRSALAPAWATILSDRAAFRNNEL